In Wenyingzhuangia fucanilytica, the following are encoded in one genomic region:
- a CDS encoding carboxymuconolactone decarboxylase family protein, translating into MSTTNQKETLTIHTIESAPEGSKALLEASQKNNGFLPNLHGVLAGAPGLLEAYQTLHGLFTNSSFNKDELTVVWQTINVEHGCHYCVPAHTGIAKAMKVDDAITEALRNKTSLPTEKLQTLHKTTLSITKDRGNISKEEIETFYAAGYTQRHLLEIILGLSQKVISNYTNSIAETPVDDAFKNFAWSK; encoded by the coding sequence ATGAGTACAACAAACCAAAAAGAAACATTAACAATTCACACTATTGAATCTGCACCCGAAGGAAGTAAAGCTTTGTTAGAAGCATCACAAAAAAACAATGGTTTTTTACCAAATTTACACGGAGTATTGGCTGGAGCTCCTGGTTTATTAGAAGCATACCAAACATTACACGGATTGTTTACAAATTCATCTTTTAATAAAGATGAATTAACCGTAGTTTGGCAAACCATTAATGTAGAGCACGGATGTCATTACTGCGTTCCCGCACATACAGGAATTGCAAAAGCAATGAAGGTTGATGATGCTATTACAGAAGCCTTAAGAAACAAAACTTCTTTACCTACAGAAAAACTACAAACATTACACAAAACAACTCTGTCTATTACCAAAGACAGAGGAAATATTTCTAAAGAAGAAATAGAAACTTTTTACGCTGCTGGATACACTCAAAGACATTTGCTAGAAATTATTTTAGGATTATCTCAAAAAGTAATTAGCAACTACACAAATAGTATTGCAGAAACTCCTGTAGATGATGCTTTTAAAAACTTTGCTTGGAGTAAATAA
- a CDS encoding TetR/AcrR family transcriptional regulator: MARKKEYIEEEVIEKAMNLFWKNGYETTSMQMLEKEMGINKFSIYASFGNKNGVLLESIKCYKKKLNKLILKLESSTKGVNAIKDYFYDFVEFTKEIEFGKGCLVTNTANELTEKADEQIKKVLENFTNEIKEHFMKVLKKDATKDEITVKEQGDFLIIAMFGLASATRVFNPSQLKNYIENTFKSL, encoded by the coding sequence ATGGCAAGAAAAAAGGAATACATAGAAGAAGAAGTTATTGAAAAAGCAATGAACTTATTCTGGAAGAATGGTTACGAAACTACTTCTATGCAAATGCTTGAAAAAGAAATGGGCATTAATAAATTTTCTATATACGCTAGTTTTGGGAACAAAAATGGAGTCTTGCTAGAGAGTATTAAATGTTACAAGAAAAAATTAAACAAGCTTATTTTAAAGCTAGAATCATCTACAAAAGGAGTAAATGCTATTAAAGATTATTTTTATGATTTTGTAGAATTTACCAAAGAGATTGAGTTTGGAAAAGGTTGCTTGGTAACTAATACTGCAAATGAACTAACAGAAAAGGCGGATGAGCAAATAAAAAAAGTCCTAGAAAACTTTACAAATGAAATAAAAGAGCATTTTATGAAAGTTTTAAAAAAGGATGCGACCAAAGATGAAATTACAGTTAAAGAACAAGGAGATTTTTTAATAATAGCAATGTTTGGCTTAGCCTCTGCAACCAGAGTTTTTAACCCATCACAATTAAAAAACTATATAGAAAATACATTCAAAAGTCTTTAA
- a CDS encoding aminopeptidase P family protein, which produces MKYDPINPLLFIENRKCFTQQMEASSIAFFNANDIYLTGADSTLPFHQHRDIFYLSGVDQEEAVLVLFPDAKNPNHREILFTKETSELIAIWEGEKLNKKTATQTSGIQTIYWLSEMETILKDLIPEAKNIYINQNPHKRANLEMETREDRFVKKLKENYPNHNYLKASDILFLQRGIKSQIEIDLIQHACNITKKGFNRVLNFVKPNVWEYEIESELIYEFIRNKSKGFAYTPIIASGYSACVLHYIENNKQCKDGDLILMDTAAEYANYSSDLTRTIPVNGKYTDRQKAVYQSVLNVKNEATKMLREGTLWKEYNEEIGKLMTSELLSLKLLDKADIQNETKEKPAYRKYFMHGTSHHLGLDTHDFGDYENEMKANMVLTVEPGIYIPKENLGIRLEDDLVLQKNAEPINLMKNIPIEIEEIESIMNA; this is translated from the coding sequence ATGAAGTACGACCCAATAAACCCACTGTTATTTATAGAAAACAGAAAATGTTTTACCCAACAAATGGAAGCTAGTTCCATTGCATTTTTTAATGCTAATGATATTTATTTAACTGGTGCTGATAGCACTTTACCTTTTCATCAGCACAGAGATATTTTTTATTTAAGTGGTGTAGATCAAGAAGAAGCGGTGTTGGTTTTGTTTCCAGATGCTAAAAATCCAAATCATAGAGAAATTTTATTCACCAAAGAAACCAGTGAGTTAATCGCTATTTGGGAGGGAGAAAAATTAAACAAAAAAACTGCCACTCAAACTTCTGGAATCCAAACCATTTATTGGTTGTCTGAAATGGAAACTATTTTAAAAGATTTAATTCCTGAAGCCAAAAATATTTATATAAATCAAAATCCTCACAAACGAGCTAACTTAGAAATGGAGACTCGTGAAGATCGTTTTGTAAAAAAATTAAAAGAAAACTATCCAAATCACAACTATTTAAAAGCATCGGATATTCTTTTTCTACAAAGAGGAATTAAATCTCAAATAGAGATTGATTTAATCCAACATGCTTGTAACATTACCAAAAAAGGATTTAACAGGGTTTTAAACTTTGTAAAACCTAATGTATGGGAATATGAGATTGAATCTGAATTGATTTATGAATTTATTCGTAACAAATCAAAAGGATTTGCCTACACTCCTATTATTGCCTCAGGATATTCTGCCTGTGTATTACATTATATAGAAAACAACAAACAGTGTAAAGATGGTGATTTAATCTTGATGGATACTGCTGCAGAATATGCCAATTATTCTAGTGATTTAACCAGAACCATTCCTGTAAACGGAAAATATACAGATAGGCAAAAAGCTGTATATCAATCTGTATTAAACGTAAAAAACGAGGCTACTAAAATGCTTAGAGAAGGTACCCTTTGGAAGGAATATAACGAAGAAATTGGAAAATTAATGACCTCTGAATTACTTTCTTTAAAATTATTAGACAAAGCAGACATTCAAAATGAAACCAAAGAAAAACCTGCCTACAGAAAGTATTTTATGCATGGTACATCACATCATTTAGGGCTAGACACTCACGATTTTGGTGATTATGAAAATGAAATGAAAGCCAATATGGTATTAACCGTAGAGCCTGGAATTTATATTCCAAAAGAAAATTTAGGAATTAGATTAGAAGATGATTTGGTGCTTCAAAAAAATGCTGAACCTATTAATTTGATGAAAAATATACCTATTGAAATTGAGGAAATTGAAAGTATAATGAATGCTTAA
- a CDS encoding Bor/Iss family lipoprotein yields MKKALYTILLGSSLLLTSCYSTIHTFGEGPQTGQEVKGKNKYLFWGLSPLKTTEPQKMANGSDNFEAKTEFTFVDQLLSIITIGIYGQSTTTVSK; encoded by the coding sequence ATGAAAAAAGCATTATACACAATATTATTAGGAAGTTCTTTATTATTAACATCTTGTTACTCTACTATACATACTTTTGGAGAAGGACCTCAAACTGGTCAAGAAGTTAAAGGAAAAAACAAATATTTATTTTGGGGATTATCTCCATTAAAAACTACTGAGCCACAAAAAATGGCTAATGGTTCTGATAACTTTGAAGCTAAAACAGAATTCACATTTGTTGATCAATTATTAAGTATTATTACAATAGGTATCTATGGTCAAAGTACAACCACTGTATCTAAATAA